One Paralichthys olivaceus isolate ysfri-2021 chromosome 8, ASM2471397v2, whole genome shotgun sequence genomic region harbors:
- the smad1 gene encoding mothers against decapentaplegic homolog 1, with protein sequence MNVTSLFSFTGPAVKQLLGWKQGDEEEKWAEKAVEALVKKLKKKKGAMEELERALSCPGQPSNCVTIPRSLDGRLQVSHRKGLPHVIYCRVWRWPDLQSHHELKALECCEYPFGSKQKDVCINPYHYKRVDSPVLPPVLVPRNSEFNAKHTMLPRFRNPLQQNEPHMPQNATFPESFAQANTMTFPQSPVNSYPNSPGSGSSNTFPHSPSSSDPGSPFQMPETPPPAYMPPEEQMTQECPQPMDTNLLAPPLPVESNNRPDVQPVAYEEPKHWCSIVYYELNNRVGEAFQASSTSVLVDGFTDPSNNCNRFCLGLLSNVNRNSTIENTRRHIGKGVHLYYVGGEVYAECLSDSSIFVQSRNCNFHHGFHPTTVCKIPSGCSLKIFNNQEFAELLAQSVNHGFEAVYELTKMCTIRMSFVKGWGAEYHRQDVTSTPCWIEIHLHGPLQWLDKVLTQMGSPHNAISSVS encoded by the exons ATGAATGTCACCTCGCTCTTCTCCTTCACTGGCCCAGCCGTCAAACAGCTGCTGGGTTGGAAGCAGGGAGACGAGGAAGAGAAATGGGCAGAAAAGGCGGTGGAAGCTTTGGttaagaaactgaaaaagaagaagggagccatggaggagctggagagggctCTCAGCTGCCCCGGTCAGCCCAGTAACTGTGTGACAATCCCCCGTTCCCTGGACGGACGGCTGCAGGTGTCCCACAGGAAAGGTCTGCCGCATGTCATCTACTGTCGGGTGTGGCGCTGGCCCGACTTACAGTCCCACCATGAGCTGAAGGCCCTGGAGTGCTGCGAGTACCCCTTTGGCTCCAAACAGAAAGATGTGTGCATCAACCCATACCACTACAAACGAGTGGACAGTCCAG TGCTGCCGCCTGTGTTGGTGCCGAGGAACAGTGAGTTCAACGCCAAGCATACGATGCTGCCTCGCTTCCGCAATCCTCTACAGCAGAATGAGCCACACATGCCCCAGAATGCCACCTTCCCAGAGTCCTTTGCTCAGGCCAACACAATGACTTTCCCGCAATCGCCGGTAAACAGCTACCCAAACTCACCAGGAAgtggcagcagcaacacctTCCCTCATTCACCATCCAGCTCCGACCCCGGCAGTCCGTTCCAGATGCCAG AGACTCCCCCTCCTGCCTACATGCCTCCAGAGGAGCAGATGACTCAGGAGTGTCCCCAGCCTATGGACACCAACCTCTTGGCTCCACCCTTGCCCGTAGAGAGTAACAACCGGCCAG ATGTGCAGCCCGTGGCCTATGAGGAGCCCAAGCACTGGTGTTCTATTGTTTACTACGAGCTCAACAATCGTGTCGGAGAGGCGTTCCAGGCTTCCTCCACCAGTGTGCTTGTCGACGGCTTCACAGATCCCTCCAACAACTGCAACCGATTCTGTCTCGGCTTGCTCTCCAACGTCAACCGCAACTCTACCATTGAGAACACCCGGCGGCATATCGGAAAAG GTGTCCATCTATATTACGTTGGTGGGGAGGTGTACGCAGAATGTCTGAGTGACAGCAGTATCTTCGTCCAGAGTCGTAACTGTAACTTCCACCACGGCTTCCATCCCACGACTGTGTGTAAGATTCCCAGCGGCTGCAGCCTGAAGATTTTCAATAACCAGGAGTTTGCAGAGCTGCTGGCCCAGTCCGTCAACCACGGCTTCGAGGCTGTTTATGAGCTCACAAAGATGTGTACCATCCGCATGAGCTTCGTGAAG GGCTGGGGAGCAGAGTATCACCGCCAGGATGTGACCAGCACACCCTGCTGGATTGAGATTCACCTGCACGGTCCCCTGCAGTGGTTGGATAAGGTTCTAACCCAGATGGGCTCCCCCCACAACGCTATATCCTCCGTCTCCTAG